Genomic segment of Myxococcus xanthus:
CGTCCTGTGGCGCAAGTCCAAGCTGGACGTGGACGAATCGGCCATCTCGTACCTCAGTGCTTACGTGGCGAAGCGCTCGCCGGGTGGCGAATCCTCATCGATGGATATCGACACCACGATGGGGGACGAGGCGGAGGAAGAGCAGGCGCAGACCGTCAAGAGTCTCTACAGCAAGCGTGAGCCCATCCGGATTCCGGTGCGGCTGGCGCAGGTACGGAACGCGCCCGAGGTGAGCGTGGTGGCATGGCATCCCCCCGCGCCGGGAGACCGCAACAAGAACGCGCGCGGCACGGACTTCCGCGCCTTCCTCCAGTACTGCAAGGACGAGCGCCGCGAGAAGGTGCTCGGTGTGGTGCTCTCGGACCTGAACATCGACACCGCGCGGCCCAAGGCCGAGCTCGCGAAGGATGGCACGCCGTACATCGACACCTGTGTGGAGCGCCTGTCGTTCCACCAGTTCTTCCAGACGCTGCTGGGGCCGGGGGCGGATGCGAGCCATCTGTACGCCATGGCGCCCCAGCTCTCGACCATCGCCAAGAGCAAGTTCGGCAGTTGGGCCGTGGACAGCGAGAAGGCGTTCGGGGACGGCTCGCTCAAGACGCTCCGAAGCTTCGTCAACAGCCGCGTGAAGCCGGAGATGTTCGCCCCCTTCAAGATGTCGACGGGCCACGAGTTGCGGCCAATGTTCTCGTCCGCGGAGGACGTGCTGGCCCACATCGAGTCGTTCATCACGCCTCCGCAGCAGCGCTACGGGGCGAGCGGCTACGACAAGATTCTCGTGTACTCACGGCGGACCGATGGCTGGATGCTGGAGCAGTCGTCGGTCTACGTCATCCCGTTTCCCATGGCGCTCGCGGACGAGAAGGAGAAGGGGCTCTTTTTCATCCACGGCGACCTGCTGCCCAGGCACCTCCAGCCATTCTGGCGGCTCATCCAACTGGAGGACGCGAAGCTGCCCGAGGACAAGCGGCTCTTCGACCACCTGCGTGCCCCGGGCGTGAAGCTCACGGGCTCGGAGGACGCGCGCTGGGAAGAAGTCATGGCCGCCGCGAAGAAGCTGAGCGACCACATGCCGCTCGTCTCCGACCTGCGGCTCATCTACAGCGGCGAGGAGGCGCTGGTCGTAGAGGAGGTGGAGGTCACCACCGAGACTGGGTCCTCCGAGCTGGGCCACTTGGCAGCGCTGTGTGCCGCCTATCAGAAGTCCCAGGCCACGGATGACGAAGCCACGGAGGCGCTCGGCGCGATTCTGGACGCCGCGGAGAAGGTCCCCGCTTCGGACCATGCCCGTTCCAACGCGCTCGTGGCGGAGGCCATGCAGTGGAGGGAGACGTTCGCCGCGCTGCGGAGCGCGGGCTTCGACCGGGAGGCGTACTGGGACCATCGGCCCGCGCTGGAGTCGGAGATGGGGACGGACCAGGGGGGCGGCCAGGGCATCTCGCTGGACAGCTACCTGGGCTCCATCCACCAGGGGCGGGTCCACAACGCGGGCGGGGGGGACTGTCTGTTCCGCTCGCTGTCCCAGTTGTTCTTCGGCACCGAGGCGCACCACCGCGAGGTGCGCCAGGCGGTGGTCAATCACCTGGAGGACCTGCTCGCCGGGCAGTCGCTGGACGACGGGGGAATGGTGGGGCCCGCGACGGCGGCGACGTTCCGGCAGGACATGGGGCTGCTGCTCGACTGGCACCGTGAGGCCTGGCCTCACGAGCCCGCCTATCGCCGCGTGGCGGGCATGGACCCCTGGCGCCAGTACCTGCGGGCCATGAGCCGGGACAGGGTTTGGGGCGACCACGTGGTGCTGGCGGCGGCGTCCCACCTGTTCCAGGTGCGCTTCGAGATGTTCGCCCGGACGGGGGCGACTTCGTACTGGACGGACCTGGTGGACTTCGTGCCGCGCACCGAGGGACACGCGGCGCGGCCCCTGCTCCGGCTGGCGAACCTGGGCAACGCACACTACGAGGCGGTGGGGCCCACGGATGCGCCGCTTCCCGCGGCCGCGGCATTCCCCGCCGAACTGGCGGCGCTCAGCGAGCGCCGCCGCCGCGATGAGGGGCCGACACCTCCGCCTGGTTCGAAGACCGTCGAGTCTCCGCGCTCAGCGGCGACGTCGACGAAGAGCGCCACCGCCACGTCGGCTCCGCCCACGGTGGGCCCGGTCTGCAAGTGGCCTCACACGTGCTACTTCCAGTTCGACACACCCACCCACCACCCGCACGCACTCTTCCTCTTCGGGGAGAACGCCGTCGCGAAGAAGGCCAGATACCCCCAGCCGGACACCCAGGCCGTCATCCGGATGAACTCGAACGCGCTCGGGATTCGCACGTGCTGGGTGCCGGGCAAGGGGATGGAGGACGCGGACCTCGCGAAGAACCAGCAGGCCATCGATGAGGACTGTGCCGAGGCCGTCCAGCTCCTGAAGAGCGGCAAGTACACCACACTGGTGGTGCCGTGGAACCACTCGCGCGGCCATGTGGACATCGGGACGGGCGTCGCCAGGTTGCCGGGCAATGCGCCCAAGACGTGGGCGTACCTGACGAAGAAGATCGACGAACTCATCGGCTGGGCAAACCAGCACCTGGGTACGGTGCTGGTCGTCCCGCAGGTGAACGTGCTCGTGCCTGCCGTGGTGCGGCAGCAGGCGTCGGACCTCCACGTGCAAGAGGTCTCGGACGTGATGAGCCAGTCTGCCTCCATGGGCGATGACTCCAGCACGAGCGTCTTGTGGCAGCCGAACGTGGTCTCGTTGAGAACGCTGCTCTTCTCCGGCGCGACTTCCCCTGAGACGGGGCTGCTGTCGGACAAGGACTACGAGAAGAACAAGGCGATGTTCGACGAGGACCTGGACGTGCTCACCCAGAAGGTGGAGAGCGGCCAGTACCGCAGGCTCGTGCTCGAACGAGACGATGAGGGGCGCATCGTTCTTGGCACGGA
This window contains:
- a CDS encoding OTU domain-containing protein; its protein translation is MQCPNCALGTMRDLSVTPPRCLECGAVLVPAPPITPPFHGSIETEVERLESGDYDDVLDDFLDDEEPYRLSSNEMRDETLRASLVTDDISPPESPPSNTMGDDVAEERCVPLGSETTVSDKPVVPPSFPLRTLLWNIADLGGGPSGTLPVRKPWTIAALAHVIRTANADIVTILELKKKGGIRLVEPKPPVQMKQHTGRGGSGTKLPVLMRMASAFVEPNGYQVKTAPDTLVGQIAEQEAGLLNDLAKYFAEHVRRTIWPRDEQDTGAEAWDPSHIEWSETSQALGADKLGIIEGRLDAAWAACEPDLVNRFGRPPVKKAKGEDGEEDEEPPEALVATSIDVHGKKKAKLDAYCLLCVRLLVEEGYYDWLQPHENRYSSTEKDSKKGGAEAKEKAKRDDLAKLGVALLREHCGILFHRYLAVIAGLDAEDVPARQEQVLENILHRSNDAHLQRVYKKKLAEYLERKSEVEDAPESHAGLREFLRIRDALNDQCKARGEEVYASWPAEVPDKPVKGLYTQDEAYGVLWRKSKLDVDESAISYLSAYVAKRSPGGESSSMDIDTTMGDEAEEEQAQTVKSLYSKREPIRIPVRLAQVRNAPEVSVVAWHPPAPGDRNKNARGTDFRAFLQYCKDERREKVLGVVLSDLNIDTARPKAELAKDGTPYIDTCVERLSFHQFFQTLLGPGADASHLYAMAPQLSTIAKSKFGSWAVDSEKAFGDGSLKTLRSFVNSRVKPEMFAPFKMSTGHELRPMFSSAEDVLAHIESFITPPQQRYGASGYDKILVYSRRTDGWMLEQSSVYVIPFPMALADEKEKGLFFIHGDLLPRHLQPFWRLIQLEDAKLPEDKRLFDHLRAPGVKLTGSEDARWEEVMAAAKKLSDHMPLVSDLRLIYSGEEALVVEEVEVTTETGSSELGHLAALCAAYQKSQATDDEATEALGAILDAAEKVPASDHARSNALVAEAMQWRETFAALRSAGFDREAYWDHRPALESEMGTDQGGGQGISLDSYLGSIHQGRVHNAGGGDCLFRSLSQLFFGTEAHHREVRQAVVNHLEDLLAGQSLDDGGMVGPATAATFRQDMGLLLDWHREAWPHEPAYRRVAGMDPWRQYLRAMSRDRVWGDHVVLAAASHLFQVRFEMFARTGATSYWTDLVDFVPRTEGHAARPLLRLANLGNAHYEAVGPTDAPLPAAAAFPAELAALSERRRRDEGPTPPPGSKTVESPRSAATSTKSATATSAPPTVGPVCKWPHTCYFQFDTPTHHPHALFLFGENAVAKKARYPQPDTQAVIRMNSNALGIRTCWVPGKGMEDADLAKNQQAIDEDCAEAVQLLKSGKYTTLVVPWNHSRGHVDIGTGVARLPGNAPKTWAYLTKKIDELIGWANQHLGTVLVVPQVNVLVPAVVRQQASDLHVQEVSDVMSQSASMGDDSSTSVLWQPNVVSLRTLLFSGATSPETGLLSDKDYEKNKAMFDEDLDVLTQKVESGQYRRLVLERDDEGRIVLGTELGKLDKHAPRTLDYLRERLEALCRRCTEVHVKSATWKGQVVEESQYLDFLSAGDGRTSSEGIKRKKPGVVVEGWDDDDVTQAMDPAAWGTSAFSNSGFSGGAPSSQSFSGSGQVAPSNHKKRKFLGPPASAEENEEVQLMNGDDVPPPPPVWEEGDEADPKKQKKGPTG